A window of Cryptomeria japonica chromosome 3, Sugi_1.0, whole genome shotgun sequence contains these coding sequences:
- the LOC131077501 gene encoding polyadenylate-binding protein, cytoplasmic and nuclear-like — protein sequence MEFMVPSLRIAIENKLGDMESLRERLYALNKLDERRLMAQWVTDVAQQRRKHWHDQHIRRARFTPGQLVLKYNGRNEIKRGKFKFSAEIEFRCFVGGLAWATDDRTLHDAFSPFGEVLESKIVSDREIGRSRGFGFVTFSDEKAMMDAIEAMNDKELDGRNKSHRKLMEFAGKRNWKKRLQEGSHMNKDSHMNKDKRVLPSGVRIAGSTMDATQKRKTLQQHAARGKNTWTPQNITFEGLNGSECRKWW from the exons ATGgagttcatggtgccaagtctccgAATTGCTATTGAGAATAAACTTGgcgatatggagagcctgagggagcgCCTGTATGCCCTAAACAAACTCGATGAACGAAGGCTgatggcacaatgggtgacagaCGTGGCCCAGCAACGAAGGAAACATTGGCACGACCAACACATTCGGCGGGCGAGGTTCACCCCGGGGCAGTTAGTCTTGAAATATAATGGACGAAACGAAATTAAACGGgggaaattcaaa TTTTCTGCTGAAATTGAGTTCCGTTGCTTTGTGGGCGGGCTTGCCTGGGCCACCGATGACCGCACCCTTCACGACGCTTTTAGCCCGTTTGGCGAAGTTCTGGAGTCCAAGATCGTAAGCGACCGCGAAATTGGAAGGTCTCGTGGATTTGGCTTCGTGACCTTCAGTGATGAGAAGGCGATGATGGACGCCATTGAGGCTATGAACGACAAAGAGCTAGATGGGAGGAATAAGAGCCATAG GAAACTAATGGAGTTTGCAGGAAAAAGGAATTGGAAAAAACGGTTGCAGGAGGGCAGCCACATGAATAAGGATAGCCACATGAATAAGGATAAGCGAGTTCTCCCTTCGGGTGTACGCATAGCAGGTAGCACAATGGACGCCACACAGAAGAGAAAGACACTACAGCAACATGCCGCAAGAGGGAAGAACACATGGACTCCGCAGAATATCACCTTTGAGGGATTGAATGGGTCCGAATGCAGGAAGTGGTGGTAG